The following proteins come from a genomic window of Aquimarina sp. MAR_2010_214:
- a CDS encoding molecular chaperone Tir, translating to MQDHFQLVKDFLLQLNYDIIHENIGEGIIMISKENEGIKNMILGVAPPILIMEQHIFNIKNKNEVVYRNLLQKNRDIVHGAFVLDQSGEKVIFRDTLQVENLDLNELEGSLNSLGLLLSEYSDQIINYSKY from the coding sequence ATGCAAGATCATTTTCAACTGGTAAAAGACTTTTTACTTCAACTCAACTACGATATCATTCACGAAAATATAGGAGAAGGTATTATCATGATTAGTAAAGAAAATGAAGGAATCAAAAATATGATTCTTGGAGTCGCACCTCCTATTTTAATAATGGAACAACATATTTTTAATATCAAAAATAAAAATGAGGTTGTTTATCGAAACTTACTTCAGAAAAATCGAGATATCGTACATGGTGCTTTTGTTCTTGATCAGTCTGGCGAGAAAGTAATCTTTAGAGACACCTTGCAAGTAGAAAACCTAGATCTTAATGAACTCGAAGGTTCTTTAAACTCTTTAGGGTTATTGTTAAGTGAATATTCTGACCAAATTATAAATTATTCAAAATACTAA
- a CDS encoding helix-turn-helix domain-containing protein gives MSFFGKNIKKIRSVKGLSQQAFAELFDLKRGTLGAYEEGRSEPKIETLIKVANHFSIVIDDLLTNELTVNQLLKFKGDLTTYAEDVKREKFAIIPCITENTAGDYVALYNKEGFVKELPTMQLPVNPTKEFRGYTVSNLEMTSHDKGFYPKDVVVGEKVPATVIKKLNNGTLVFVVVEDKLIFRRLYVAKGNVVLRADHKNIEDSIYPLSEIKELWRVRYVFFRRIPEFGDLVEDKLLMIEQELLKMKDRLSQ, from the coding sequence ATGTCTTTTTTTGGAAAAAATATAAAAAAAATACGAAGTGTTAAAGGTTTAAGTCAGCAAGCTTTTGCAGAGTTATTTGACTTAAAACGTGGTACTTTGGGAGCTTATGAAGAGGGTAGAAGTGAGCCGAAGATCGAAACACTAATTAAAGTAGCTAATCATTTTAGCATAGTCATAGATGATTTATTAACAAATGAACTTACCGTAAATCAACTTTTGAAGTTTAAAGGTGATCTTACTACTTATGCAGAGGATGTTAAACGAGAAAAATTTGCGATCATTCCTTGTATAACAGAAAATACAGCTGGTGATTATGTTGCTTTATATAATAAAGAAGGTTTTGTTAAAGAGTTGCCAACTATGCAATTGCCTGTAAACCCAACCAAAGAATTTAGAGGGTATACCGTAAGTAACTTGGAAATGACTTCTCATGATAAAGGTTTTTACCCAAAAGATGTTGTAGTAGGAGAAAAAGTTCCGGCAACTGTAATTAAAAAATTAAATAATGGGACATTGGTTTTTGTAGTAGTTGAAGACAAACTAATTTTTAGAAGATTATATGTTGCAAAAGGTAATGTAGTATTAAGAGCAGATCATAAAAATATTGAAGATTCAATATACCCTTTGTCAGAAATTAAAGAATTATGGAGAGTTAGATATGTGTTTTTTAGACGTATACCCGAATTTGGAGATCTTGTGGAAGATAAATTGTTGATGATAGAACAAGAATTGTTGAAGATGAAAGACCGGCTATCGCAATAG
- a CDS encoding flotillin family protein: MSNLANIAIIVVVALVLLIVLYFIIIAIFYRKIPQGESLVRTGFGGTAVAFDKGLYVIPVLHKVEIMDISIKKIEIERTGVNGLICKDNIRADIKVAFFVRVNKSVEDIINVAQTIGCNRASEIDTLRSLFDAKFSEALKTVGKKFEFVELYEARREFRDEIVNIIGTDLNGYILDDCAIDDLEQTSLNVMKADNILDAEGIKKIIELTAAQNIKSNLIKRDEEKVIRKQDVEAREAILELDKQLAEKEEQQKREISNIKSREEAEILKVSEEERLKSETARIATQEKVKVAEENMERQIIVAAKNKQRTDVVETERVEKDRMLEATERERIVTLAQIEKEKVVEVEKKNIQDVIRDRVTLEKGVVEEQENMKDIEAFKTADREKQVKITIAEANAEESLIRTIKAAEAQKEAAKQKAEEINIEAQAQKEASEKEAEARKTLAEAQAKEEATLGMSEAQVMHAKADAHEREGLVEATIIEKKAKAEAAGIQAKAEAVREEGLAEAEVIKEKALADAAGIEEKAEAMKKLDGVGKEHEEFKLRLDKELQVDLAHINIQKEIADAQAEVIGEALKAANIDIVGGETMFFDQIVGQITRAKGIDRLVKHSDNIQDVKDAILGSEDVKGNLLQKIKEFATQYGISSEDIKNLTIANLLLELKQKTTDPDENNLFTNLFNLAKGLGLSDKKLK, encoded by the coding sequence ATGAGCAATCTAGCCAACATAGCCATCATCGTGGTGGTAGCATTAGTACTCCTTATCGTACTATACTTTATAATAATCGCCATATTCTATAGGAAAATTCCGCAAGGAGAATCTCTTGTACGTACCGGTTTTGGAGGAACAGCAGTTGCTTTTGATAAAGGTCTATATGTAATACCAGTACTTCACAAAGTTGAAATTATGGACATTTCTATCAAGAAAATAGAAATCGAACGAACCGGAGTAAATGGATTAATATGTAAAGATAATATAAGAGCAGATATTAAAGTTGCCTTTTTTGTTAGAGTAAACAAATCTGTTGAAGATATCATCAATGTTGCTCAAACGATCGGTTGTAATCGTGCTTCTGAAATTGATACCTTACGTAGTCTTTTTGATGCTAAGTTCTCTGAAGCTTTGAAAACGGTAGGTAAAAAATTCGAATTCGTAGAACTATATGAAGCCAGACGAGAATTTAGAGATGAAATTGTGAACATTATTGGTACAGATCTAAATGGATATATCTTAGACGACTGTGCAATTGATGATTTAGAACAGACTTCTCTAAACGTAATGAAAGCAGATAATATTCTGGATGCAGAAGGAATTAAAAAAATTATTGAACTTACTGCTGCGCAAAACATAAAATCAAATTTGATTAAACGCGATGAAGAAAAAGTAATCCGTAAACAGGATGTAGAAGCACGTGAAGCTATTCTAGAACTAGATAAACAATTAGCCGAAAAAGAAGAACAACAAAAACGAGAAATTTCTAATATTAAATCTCGCGAAGAAGCAGAAATATTAAAAGTCTCTGAAGAAGAAAGGTTAAAATCTGAAACTGCTCGTATCGCTACACAAGAGAAAGTAAAAGTTGCAGAAGAGAATATGGAACGACAAATCATTGTTGCTGCAAAAAACAAACAACGAACTGATGTTGTAGAAACAGAAAGAGTAGAAAAAGATAGAATGCTTGAAGCTACAGAACGTGAGCGTATCGTTACTTTGGCTCAGATTGAAAAAGAAAAAGTAGTTGAAGTTGAGAAAAAGAATATCCAGGATGTGATTCGTGATCGAGTAACCTTAGAAAAAGGGGTAGTCGAAGAGCAAGAGAACATGAAGGATATCGAAGCATTCAAGACTGCTGATCGTGAGAAACAAGTAAAAATTACCATTGCAGAAGCTAATGCTGAAGAATCATTGATCAGAACAATCAAAGCTGCAGAAGCGCAAAAAGAAGCAGCAAAACAAAAAGCTGAAGAAATTAATATTGAAGCTCAGGCGCAAAAAGAAGCTAGTGAGAAAGAAGCAGAGGCTCGTAAAACCTTAGCAGAAGCACAAGCCAAAGAAGAAGCTACACTAGGTATGTCTGAAGCACAAGTGATGCATGCCAAAGCTGATGCTCATGAACGTGAAGGTCTTGTTGAAGCTACAATCATTGAGAAAAAAGCAAAAGCAGAAGCCGCAGGAATTCAAGCAAAAGCAGAAGCCGTTAGAGAAGAAGGACTTGCAGAAGCCGAAGTTATTAAAGAAAAAGCACTTGCCGACGCTGCCGGAATTGAAGAGAAAGCAGAAGCAATGAAGAAACTTGACGGAGTTGGTAAAGAGCACGAAGAATTTAAGCTACGCTTAGATAAAGAATTACAAGTAGATCTGGCACATATCAATATACAAAAAGAAATTGCTGATGCTCAGGCAGAGGTAATCGGAGAAGCTCTCAAAGCTGCTAATATAGATATTGTAGGTGGTGAAACTATGTTCTTTGATCAGATAGTGGGTCAGATTACAAGAGCCAAAGGAATCGATAGATTAGTAAAACATTCAGATAATATTCAGGATGTAAAAGATGCTATACTTGGCAGCGAAGATGTAAAAGGGAATCTTTTACAAAAAATAAAAGAATTCGCTACCCAATACGGGATCTCTTCTGAAGATATCAAAAATCTAACTATTGCCAACCTGTTACTAGAATTGAAACAGAAAACAACAGATCCAGATGAGAATAACCTGTTTACAAATCTCTTTAATCTCGCTAAAGGATTAGGATTATCTGATAAAAAGCTGAAATAA
- the katG gene encoding catalase/peroxidase HPI, with protein sequence MENKNLKSTESHDFNSESKCPFMNGTPKQGAGTGTSNRDWWPNQLKLNILRQHSLSSNPMGEEFNYSKEFKTLDLKAIKKDLFELMTDSQDWWPADYGHYGPLFIRMAWHSAGTYRIADGRGGAGSGTQRFAPLNSWPDNANLDKARLLLWPIKQKYGKKISWADLMIFAGNCALESMGFKTFGFGGGREDVWEPEQDIYWGAETEWLGDKRYTDDRKLENPLGAVQMGLIYVNPEGPNGNPDPIAAAHDIRETFGRMAMDDEETVALIAGGHTFGKTHGAANPDQYVEREPAAAGIEEQNLGWKNNFGSGNAGDTITSGLEGAWTSTPTKWSNNFFWNLFGYEWELTKSPAGAHQWIPKHGAGADSVPDAHDTSIRHAPIMLTTDLALRMDPAYEKISRRFYENPDEFADVFARAWYKLTHRDMGPIARYLGPEVPKEELIWQDPIPKITGTLIDDKDITNLKNKILSSGLSVSQLVSTAWASASTFRGSDKRGGANGARIRLTPQKNWEVNNPAQLAKVLETLESIQQEFNGSKSGDKKVSIADLIVLGGVVGVEEAAKNAGHKITVPFSPGRADALQEQTDIESFSVLEPVADGFRNYKKTKSSISAEEMLVDRAQLLTLTVPEMTVLVGGLRVLNTNFDQSQHGVFTQRHEVLTNDFFINLLDLSTTWKATSDIQEVFEGCDRTTGEVKWTGTRTDLIFGSNSELRALAEVYACEDSEKKFIDHFVAAWCKVMDLDRFDKA encoded by the coding sequence ATGGAAAATAAAAATCTCAAGAGTACAGAGTCTCATGATTTTAATAGTGAGAGCAAATGTCCCTTTATGAATGGTACACCGAAACAAGGTGCTGGTACTGGAACCTCTAATCGCGATTGGTGGCCAAATCAGTTGAAATTGAATATTCTTCGTCAACATTCCTTATCATCCAATCCTATGGGAGAAGAATTTAATTATAGTAAAGAGTTTAAGACTCTTGATCTCAAAGCAATCAAGAAAGACCTTTTTGAATTGATGACGGATTCGCAAGATTGGTGGCCTGCAGATTATGGTCATTATGGCCCTCTTTTTATTCGTATGGCATGGCATAGTGCCGGTACTTATCGAATTGCCGATGGTCGCGGAGGTGCTGGTTCGGGAACCCAACGTTTTGCACCATTAAACAGTTGGCCCGATAATGCCAACCTAGATAAAGCACGGTTATTATTATGGCCAATTAAGCAAAAATATGGTAAGAAAATTTCCTGGGCAGATCTTATGATTTTTGCAGGTAATTGCGCATTAGAGTCTATGGGGTTCAAAACTTTTGGTTTTGGCGGAGGGCGTGAGGATGTTTGGGAACCTGAACAAGATATTTATTGGGGTGCTGAGACTGAATGGTTAGGCGACAAACGTTATACCGATGACCGAAAGCTAGAGAACCCTTTAGGTGCTGTTCAGATGGGGTTGATTTATGTAAACCCTGAAGGACCCAATGGAAATCCTGATCCAATTGCTGCAGCTCACGATATTCGTGAAACCTTTGGTCGTATGGCAATGGACGATGAAGAAACGGTTGCTCTCATTGCCGGTGGGCATACTTTTGGTAAAACTCATGGTGCTGCCAATCCGGATCAATATGTAGAGAGAGAACCAGCTGCTGCAGGTATTGAGGAACAAAATTTGGGTTGGAAAAATAACTTTGGAAGCGGTAATGCAGGTGATACTATTACAAGTGGGTTAGAAGGAGCATGGACTAGTACTCCCACCAAGTGGAGTAATAACTTCTTCTGGAATTTATTTGGTTACGAATGGGAATTGACCAAAAGTCCTGCTGGGGCACATCAATGGATACCAAAACATGGCGCTGGTGCCGATAGTGTACCAGATGCACATGACACTTCTATACGTCACGCACCAATTATGCTTACGACAGACCTTGCTTTAAGAATGGATCCTGCCTATGAGAAAATTTCAAGGCGTTTTTATGAAAATCCAGATGAGTTTGCAGATGTATTTGCTCGTGCATGGTATAAGTTAACGCATCGTGATATGGGACCGATTGCAAGATATCTTGGTCCAGAAGTACCTAAAGAAGAGTTAATTTGGCAAGACCCGATCCCAAAAATTACAGGAACATTAATAGATGATAAAGACATTACCAATCTAAAAAACAAAATACTTTCTTCAGGATTATCAGTTTCTCAATTAGTATCCACTGCCTGGGCTTCGGCATCCACATTTCGTGGTTCTGATAAACGTGGTGGTGCAAATGGAGCACGTATTCGTCTTACCCCACAAAAGAATTGGGAAGTGAATAATCCAGCTCAGTTAGCCAAAGTATTAGAAACTTTAGAGAGTATTCAACAAGAATTTAATGGTTCAAAATCTGGAGATAAGAAAGTTTCAATAGCAGACTTGATAGTTCTAGGAGGAGTTGTAGGAGTAGAGGAAGCAGCAAAGAATGCCGGACATAAGATTACTGTACCTTTTTCTCCAGGGAGAGCCGATGCATTACAAGAGCAAACCGATATAGAATCCTTTTCTGTTCTTGAACCTGTTGCTGATGGCTTTCGTAACTATAAGAAAACAAAATCTTCTATATCTGCAGAAGAAATGTTAGTAGATAGAGCTCAGTTATTAACGTTGACTGTTCCCGAAATGACAGTTCTTGTAGGTGGTCTTCGCGTGTTGAATACGAATTTTGATCAATCTCAACATGGAGTTTTTACGCAACGCCATGAGGTTCTTACGAATGATTTCTTTATCAATTTACTTGATTTAAGTACTACCTGGAAAGCAACTTCAGATATTCAAGAAGTATTTGAAGGATGTGACCGCACCACAGGAGAAGTAAAATGGACAGGTACTCGAACAGATCTTATATTTGGTTCTAATTCTGAACTACGGGCTCTTGCCGAGGTTTATGCTTGCGAAGATTCTGAAAAGAAATTCATAGATCATTTTGTCGCAGCTTGGTGCAAAGTCATGGATCTTGATCGATTTGATAAAGCATAA
- a CDS encoding YbjQ family protein, with the protein MIISTTENIPGKEVYEILGIARGSTVRSRNIGRDVFAGLKNIVGGEIEEYTKLQAQSRDQAMQRMIQDAKKIGADAVINIRLTTSMVMQGASEILAYGTAVRFK; encoded by the coding sequence ATGATAATTTCAACAACAGAAAATATTCCTGGTAAAGAAGTATATGAAATATTGGGCATTGCCAGAGGAAGTACAGTAAGATCGAGAAATATTGGCAGAGATGTTTTTGCTGGTTTAAAAAATATTGTAGGTGGAGAAATTGAAGAATATACAAAGCTTCAAGCTCAATCCAGAGATCAAGCAATGCAAAGAATGATCCAGGACGCAAAAAAAATAGGTGCAGATGCGGTAATAAATATCAGACTTACGACATCAATGGTTATGCAAGGCGCATCAGAAATACTAGCCTATGGTACTGCAGTAAGATTTAAATAA
- a CDS encoding PspA/IM30 family protein — MNFFKRLFKIGEAEANSAIDKMEDPIKMTEQGIRDMKTDLEKSLEALAQVKAMAIRAKNDTEEFVSKAEDYQQKAMLILKKAQNGDLDVTEADRLAKEALVKKEEAMLHVNRSKGESEKFDSSVSQLEKNVQEIKQNISKWENELKTLKARVKVSTATKNVNKQMAEIDSSSTVSMLERMKDKVNQEEALAEAYGDIANTSKSIDEEIDKAIDVTEANAEDDLAKLKEQLGIDDKKK; from the coding sequence ATGAACTTTTTTAAGCGATTATTCAAAATAGGTGAAGCAGAAGCTAATTCTGCTATTGATAAAATGGAGGATCCTATCAAAATGACCGAACAAGGAATACGAGATATGAAAACTGATTTAGAAAAAAGTCTTGAAGCTTTAGCCCAGGTAAAAGCGATGGCAATAAGAGCCAAAAATGACACCGAAGAATTTGTTTCAAAAGCAGAAGATTATCAACAAAAAGCAATGCTGATTCTAAAAAAAGCGCAAAATGGTGATCTGGATGTTACAGAAGCTGATCGATTAGCTAAAGAAGCTTTGGTAAAAAAAGAAGAAGCTATGCTGCATGTAAATCGTAGTAAAGGTGAATCTGAAAAATTTGATTCTTCTGTTAGTCAATTAGAAAAAAATGTTCAAGAGATCAAACAGAATATAAGCAAATGGGAAAACGAATTAAAAACCCTAAAAGCACGTGTGAAGGTTTCTACTGCTACAAAAAATGTGAATAAGCAAATGGCAGAAATCGATAGTTCAAGTACAGTTTCTATGCTAGAACGTATGAAAGACAAAGTAAATCAAGAAGAAGCTTTGGCTGAAGCTTATGGAGACATTGCCAATACTTCTAAATCTATTGATGAAGAAATCGATAAAGCCATAGACGTCACAGAAGCCAATGCCGAAGATGATTTAGCAAAGCTTAAAGAACAGCTAGGGATAGATGATAAAAAGAAATAG
- a CDS encoding matrixin family metalloprotease encodes MTKITKPTFNSSIVNSILQIENFFYNVFLKTSFNINKNGFEGTFKKVCQRFLFIISIPFLLSCSAGDDLNSVDVEPEFVALEKIIKVNIIYVESSETSNKSSYTLNEAEFINYLNGEYFHRFGIGLELGESKSLINEELYDLRDNAGSEPSTFLMQSRESYDKSKVNIYIVKRCNILGIAGIGRDQRVLMTDENLFTSTAPHEIGHALGLFHSHESENIMNTINKDSRHNFNKDQEKKIKKRIDEINLNN; translated from the coding sequence ATGACGAAAATTACTAAACCTACATTCAACAGTTCTATAGTTAATAGTATACTTCAGATCGAGAACTTTTTCTATAACGTCTTTCTTAAGACTTCATTTAATATTAATAAAAATGGTTTTGAAGGAACCTTTAAAAAGGTATGCCAACGATTCCTTTTTATAATATCGATTCCTTTTTTGTTGTCTTGTAGTGCAGGTGATGACCTTAATTCTGTTGATGTAGAGCCAGAATTTGTGGCCTTAGAGAAAATTATAAAAGTTAACATCATTTATGTAGAATCTTCAGAAACTTCAAATAAATCATCATATACTCTTAACGAAGCAGAATTTATAAACTATTTAAATGGAGAATATTTTCACAGATTTGGAATAGGGTTAGAGTTAGGTGAGTCCAAGAGTTTAATTAATGAAGAACTTTATGATCTTAGAGATAATGCAGGTTCAGAACCTAGCACATTTTTGATGCAGTCCCGAGAATCGTATGATAAAAGTAAAGTGAATATATATATTGTTAAGAGATGTAATATCCTTGGTATTGCAGGAATTGGAAGGGATCAAAGAGTATTGATGACAGATGAAAATCTATTTACTTCAACGGCTCCACATGAAATAGGACATGCTTTAGGTTTGTTTCATAGTCACGAATCAGAAAACATTATGAATACAATAAACAAGGATTCTAGGCATAATTTTAATAAAGATCAGGAAAAGAAAATAAAGAAACGAATTGATGAAATTAATTTAAATAATTAA